A window of Sinimarinibacterium sp. NLF-5-8 genomic DNA:
GCCTGAATGGTGATGACGGTTGCGCCTTTGGCACGCACGTCAGCCGCGACAATGCCCCCGGTCAGGCGAAACTCGTTGATGATTTCATTGGCGAACAGATCGTGTCCCGCAGGCACTTTGGCCGGTCGCTGTGCGCGTGGTTTACGTTGTTTGGTTTCGGCATGATCTGCCTGATTGTCAATGGCATCGGACATGAAATAAAAACTCCGTCAAATTAGGTGTCAGGTGATTAAGGATTGACGAGTTACGGGTGAACTCATGCGCTCTAGCGCAGCCGTCCCAACTTTTCATGAGTGCTGCAAAGAGCGAAGAAGCGCGCAGTGAACGCAGTGAACGCAGCACCTCGAAGCGCAGCGAAGAGCGGTGAGCGCGAAGAAAATCTTAAAAGCGTTTCCGCTTCGCTACCGTGGGGCTTTGCCCCACACCCCAAAGAAAAACCCCACTGGAAAAACCAGTGGGGCTTGTTGGGTATGTAGATCACGCTTTCGGGTCCGCTTTCACCGTGTAGCTGGTGGTTGCGGCTTTGCGGTATTGCTCCAGGTCCACACCTTTCAGAAGCTCGGTGTTTTCCTTCACAAATGCCGCGTAGTCCAGCGAGCCTTTGCGGTCGCTGCGAGTGATGATCACCCCACCAACTGCAACGCTACCGGCCTCGATCTCGCCAACCTCAGCGAGCAGGTCTGCGCGCGCCGCCTCCAATTCTGCTTTCGCAGTTTCGAGTGCAGCGTTGGCGACCAGCCACCGTTGCGCGATGGCCTCCGCCCCAGCGATCTCCACCCGGTCGCCTTTGACGGCAGGCGGTGGGTTGCGCCCCAGGACATAGTTGTCCCAGAAGAACTGCACCAACTCGACGAGCCACTGTTCCAGCTCAGGATTTGACTCCTGACGGAAAAGCTGAACTTCGATCGGCGCATCCGGGTTACGGTTTTCATATCCCGCAACCAGAGCGCTGCCGCTCACCTTGTTCCCGCAGGCTTGCAGCACAGCACGCTGGTAGGCGACCTGCAAGGTGTAATACACCGGGCAGCTTTCCCAGCGTTTGCGCAATGGGTTTGGAGCTTTGATCTCCAACACCTTGACGCCGCTGTCAGTCACTTCCACGCCATCTAGTGATGCGCGCAGCGGGGAGCCGTCATCCACCTGCAGGCAAACAGGTTCGAATTGGCTTCGCCATTCGCGGTTAAGTTGCTCGCGGATGCCGGGTTCCAGCGCGTGCCCTCGCGCCATGTCGGCGTTCAGGGCAGGGCCGGGTTCCAGCCCGAGCTTGCGTTTCCACAAGCCCAGGGGCGATGACATCCACTTGGGCGCATCCCCCAGGTCAATGGGGCACGGCGTCCAGCCGATAGCCTCTGAGTGGAAGGCGAGTACCGCCACCTCTGAGGCGCCCACGCCCCCGCTCCGCCACTCAAGCCAGGCATTGCTGCCTTGCTCAAACTCTACTGCTCCTGCAACCACTGCATTGATATTGGTGTTCATAGCGTCCTCCTGGACTCAAAAAGGCGCTGAGCGGCGCCGAATAGGTAAAGCACTCATGCACCTCTAGCGTCGGGCTATGGCTTTTTGTTGTGGACAACACCTAAACTGACCGTGAGCTTTCTCACCGTGAGGTGTTTTGCTATGACGAAGCCAATGGGTATGACGCGCGAGTACGGGACGCTGGCGTTGGGTGGCAACTGGCCGCCACGAATGCTGAACGCAGCGTTGTCCGAGGCGGTGCATGTGGACGATGATCCAGATGTTTTGTCGGCGATTCCGCTGTTGGTTGAGGCGGGCGCGGACGAGCAGTTGTTACGCCCCATTTTTCGTGACGCCGTGGCGCGGGGGTCGATCCAGCGACTGGAAGCCTTGCTGTACTTGACGAAGCTGTGGCGATTTTCCGATCTGGATGGCGAGCCATATCTGAGCGACGATCCTGCACGGGATGTGCTGGGGGTCTGGGACGACGACAATGAAGCGTTGCGGATAGCGATTCAGTCACAAAACCCGGCGCTGGTACGGGCATTGTTCCAGCTTGGCGCTGACCCTCGTGCGCGGGGTGGAGCGTTTCTTGAGCAGGCGCGGGCGTTGGACAAGAATGCTGACGTGATTGAGAACCTGTTGAGGGTTCAGATTGATTTCATTACCAGCAGGAAAGCCAAGGTCGAGGGCGCAGTCGCTTGAATGCAAAAAGGAAGGCGCGAAGCCTTCCTTTTTTTGTGTTGCGTGAGGCTTACAGATCGCCAGCGGCGGTGGTCAGCAGGTGATCGAGTTCTTCTTCGGTTTCGTCCGCTTCCCCACCCAAGGCGATCTCATCGGGGACTTCCGGCAGTTCGTGGCCTGGATCAACCCAGTCACTTACGGGTTCGTCCGACGAGTCGTCCACGACCACGACATCCTCGAATGAATCCAATGCCTCGGACACTACGGGGCGGGGGCTGGCGGTGGTTTGCGCACTGATCACCACAAAGTCCCGGCAATCTTCCTGCAAGTCGAGGTAGGAGGCCGCGCGCCCCAGCGATTCAAAGATGCGAGTCACGTTCTTTTGCTGGACGAAGTTCCATTCATCTTCGTCTGTGTAACAGTAAGCGATGACCCACTGTCCGGGATTTTTTTCCACGACCTGAACGGATGCGCCGCAGGTTTTGAGTTTGCGAGTGAGTTCGCCGATTGTGATTTGAATCATCAGTTTTTTTTGCAAGCAATTCTCCGCATGTGGCGGATGGGATAGCGTCTGCTGTGAGGCAGCCAGTCTTGCATACTCCTGTTTGAAAGTTTGCTATCAGTTGGGTTGAAAAACGTATCGGTGTTTGGGCAACAAAGGCCAACATCTGGAACACAAACCTGATCTGGATAGGTCAGGTTGTGATGTGTCCATAACTTGCGCCACTGACTCTAGCGTGCGCCGCCAGGTTTAGCGGTCATTTTCGGCGACTTTTTTCATTCGCCGTGCTCTTGCCACAGCACGGCATTGCACCAGGCATGTACGGTGCCAAGTGTGATGCCGGTGTCATGGTCATGGTGGAGGTGCTGGGGGTAGTCCAGAAAGCCGGGCGGGAACAAGTCCCAGTTGATTTTAATGGCTCGGATGTCGGGTGGCGGAACTCCGGTCAGTGGCTGCGCGCAGTAGTAGCACAAGCCGTGTTGAGCATCCGCGTGAGCCTGTCGAGCCTCGCGGCGTTGTTGCACGGTTGCGTCGGGGTAATAGATGGGGATTTTGATGGGCATGGTGGTGTGTTGATTCGGGTGATTCAGAAGCTGAGTCGCCAGCCAGCGGCAAAGCCTGCGATTGCCGTGCAGAGCAGGCAGAGGCGGGCGTCATGGCGGCCTGACGGCCACCATTTGAAGCTGATCCGCGACCAGGGATGGGCGACAGGAATGCCGACGACATTGACGACATCGAACATCAGGTGTGTCAGCCCTCCAGCGGCATAGCCGATCAGGGCGGGGCCGAAAGGCGTGTGCAGGTAGTAAGCACCTGCGATGAACAGCGCGGCCCACAGCCAGAACCAGTGAGTGATGGTGCGGTGGGTACACCAGCGGGAACTTCCAATCCATTCCAGGGCATCCGGGGCATTGCCGCCGATCAATCCAGCGGGAATTGCCAGGACAGCGGCGGGGTGGTCTGCGAGAACGGCCCAGGTGAGCACACCGGCACACAGGCCGGTCACGCGGTGGGCGGGTGCCATCATGGCGCGGAATCTCCTTGGTGAAAGGCGGGGTTGAGTCTTGACGGTATCCGGTTCAAATCTTGATCAGCCCACGGCAGGTCGGGAAGGTCGAGCATCCCCAGAACTCGGAGTATTGGCCTTTGCGTTTGACGGTCGGCGCACCGCAGTTCGGGCAGGGTGGCGTTGCGCTTTTTTGGCGCGCTGTCGAGGGTTGGCCTGACCCGGTTTTTTTCGCTGACGTGCTACGCGAACCGCTGGCCGATTTCTTGGAGGCTGGCGCGGGTTTGGCGGCGATGGCCGGTGTCACGAAGCGTCCCATTTTGGTTTCCAGATCGGTTTCGAGATCAGACCAGCCGAGGTTGATGACATCGGTGAACTTGATCTCGCCGTTGGCGACGTGATCCAGTGCTTCTTCGAGGTTGGCGGTGTAGTTGTATTCAGCGAATCGCATGTCCGCGAGCGCGTCAATCAGGGCGCGACCAACGGGGGTGGAGCACACCTTTTTTGCCTTGATCTCGATGTAGTTGCGATTCTTGATGTTCTCGATGATGGCTGCCCATGTCGAAGGGCGTCCGATGCCTGCTTTTTCAAGGGCGCGGAGCAACGAGGCTTCGGTGAAAGCGGGTGGAGCCTTGGTGGCTTGAAGGAGCAGGCGACCTTCGGTGATGTTGAGGATGTCACCCTGGATGACCTTTGGTAATTCCGTTTCCTTTGGGGCGTTGCCCAGGACAGTGAAGCCGCGTTCCAGAACTTGTTGACCCTTGGCCTCGAAGTCAAAGGCACCAGCAGCGTGTTCGCCAAACGCGACGGAGGCGAGGGTGATCGAGCGGGTTTTCAGAATGCAGGGCGCAAGCTGTGAGGCGACAGCCTGGCGGTGGATGAGTTTGTAGAGTTCCAGCTCCTTGCCGTAGACGCCTGCCGGGGCTTCGTTGAAGGGGTCTGTGGGGCGGATGGCTTCGTGTGCTTCCTGAGCGTTGGCGACCTTGGATGCGTGGATGTTGGGCTTATCCGGCAGGGGATATTGCTTGCCTGACGCATACTTGCGGATTTGCTCGATGGCTTCATCGGCAAGGGTCACGCTATCGGTGCGGTGATAGGTGATGGCGTGATGGTTTTCGAACAGCGATTGAGCCAGCTTCATCGTGTCGTTGGCCGACAGATCGAGCTTGACGTTTGCAGCCTGTTGCATGGCAGCGGTTGTGAAAGGTGGCGGTGCGTTTTGCGCGCGCGTGCCTTGCTGGAACCGGGTGACGGTCACTTGTGGCGTTTTGCTGACGAGTTCGGCCAAGGTCTTGTCGAGAACATAGGGTTCGTCCTCGGATTTCTGGTAAGGCGTTGTGATCCATTTGGCGGTGAAGGCTGGCGTGCTGGCGAGGTCGATTTCCACGCCAAAGTGATTGACGGGCTTGAAGGATTCGATGGCGCGGTCACGTTCGACGACCAGGCGGGTTGTGGGCGTTTGCACGCGGCCAGCGGAGAGGCGCAGGGCGCGATCCGTGGACTGTTGCCAGAGCCGGGGGGAGACAACGTAGCCGACGATGCGATCGAGTGCGCGGCGTGCTTGCTGGGCATCGACCAATGCCATGTCGATCTGGCGGGGGCTGTCGATGGCTTTGCGGATCGCGGTTTCGGTGATCTCGTTGTAGGTCACGCGATGGTAGGTGCCTGGCTTGAGTTTCAGGGCTTGTGCGAGATGCCAGGCAATCGCTTCACCTTCGCGGTCAGGGTCGGTGGCGAGGTATACGGTTTGGGCGCGAGACAGGGCGGAACGAAGGCGCGCGAGGGTTGATGCGCCCTTTTCGGTTTCGATGTAGTCGATGGCGAGGGTTGAGCGATCAATGCCAATGGTTTTGACGGGCAGATCACGGACGTGCCCCATTGAGGCTTGGACGATCCAGCCGGAGCCAAGCATGGCACCAATGGATTTGGCTTTGGAGGGAGATTCGACGATCAGGAGATTGGACATTTTGGGGGCCTGGGAAAAAAGCACGGCGCTTTGGAAACGAGATGATTCTTGATTAAAGGTACAGACCCCTTTAAACAGGGGGTTCGGGGGGCAGGTAAAGAGGCTGTTTGTTGAGGTAGGCAAAAGAGGCGGTGAGTTTCTTTTTTAGCGCCATGAGTTTTTCGGCCTCATGGATTAAAGGCGAGAGTTTCCGGCCAATATCCCCGCGTCTTTTGCGTTGTTGCGGGTTGTCAATGGTGTATCGGGAGTAATGGCGGACGCCGCGTTTGGTCGATTCAAGCCAGATCGACCATGAGTAATGAGGGCACCCGGCACAGGGTTTTTCATGGCGGCGGGAATGCAGGATTACAGAGCCGCTGCTGTTGGGTTGCGCGGCTTTTATTTGGGCGTCGAGTTCGGCCAGTCTGCGGTTGATTTGAGCAAGACTGACGACACTTTTTGTGGCGATTTGTTGCAGTATTTGTTCGACTTCATCGTGCAAATCTGACATTAAAATAGCTCCAATTGTGGGATTGAAGGGGGTGGTGTTGGCGTCGGGGCGGCGCTTTTAACTTCCCCTCCCGCCTTACAAATGTCCGCTTTCGCTTCCATTTGTTCGGCGATTATTTTTTTCGGCCAATATCCGCCGCAGAGGTGGTGGGTGATCGGGTGGATAGCGGGTTTGAGTGCCGGGTGGTTCATGGCGAGATCGCAATCCATTGGGATGGATGTTGAGTAGGCGCATGTTTGGCACTGGATGCGGGAGAGGTATTTTTGTTGTGATGTTTTGGTGATGGATTGCTGTTTGATGGAGAGCAGGATTGTGTTGAGTTCTTCGCGTGTTTTTGCGTGGTGGGTTTTGGGTTCGGCTTTGGTTGCGGGGTCGAATGTTTCGACGAAATAGGTATTGTTTTGGAGGATCAGGCGCGCGCGGGCGCTATGCCGTGGCTCGCTTTGCGGGTGGCATGAGAGGATGAAGGTATTGTTTTGCGCGGGGGTTTTGAGCCATTCTTTGGTGGAGGCTTCTGCGGCTTTTGTCTGCTGGTTATTCATGCAGACTCTAGTGATGTGTTTGGAGTTTTTCTTGTTGATAAGTGCCGCGCTCTACGCTGCGCTTCGAGGTGCTTCGCTGCGCTTCGAGGTGCTTCGAGGTGCTTCGTTCGCTGCGCTCACTGCGCGCTGTTTTGGAATGGAGGGGCGTGTCCTGAATTTTGTGTAAACGGACCTTTGGCAGGAAACTGCCGACTTGTCCGGAGACACGATGAGCACCAAGAAACACGACGTACCTGACGCCCTGTTGACCAGCCTGCTGGCCGACTACCAGAAACCCGAAGACCTGATCGGCGAGAACGGCCTCCTGAAGCGGCTGACCAAGTTGCTGGTCGAGAAGGCGCTCGACGCCGAAATGGCCCAGCATCTCGGCCACGCCAAGCACGAGCCGGTCGCGAATCCCGCCGGAAACACCCGCAACGGCCGTAGCAAGAAGACCCTCAAGGGCGAATTCGGCGAGTTGCCCATCGAAGTCCCGCGCGACCGCCACGGCACCTTCGAGCCGCTGCTTATCCCCAAGCACCAGACCCGCTGGACCGGCTTCGACGACAAGGTCATCTCGCTCTACGCCCGCGGCATGACCGTCCGCGAGATCCAAAGCCACCTGGAGGAGATGTACGGCACCGAAGTTTCGCCCAGCCTGATCTCCTCGATCACCGACGCGGTGGCCGACGAGGTGAAGGCCTGGCAGGCGCGCCCCCTCGATCCGGTCTACCCGATCGTCTATCTCGACTGCATCCGCGTCAAGGTGCGCGAAGGCGCGGTGCGGGTGAAGGCGGTCTATCTCGCCATCGGCGTCACGCTGGCCGGCGAGAAGGAGGTGCTCGGCATGTGGCTCGCCCAGACCGAGGGCGCCAAGTTCTGGCTGCAGGTCGTCACCGAACTTCGGAACCGGGGCGTGCAGGACATCTTCATCGCCTGCGTCGACGGCCTGAAGGGTTTCCCCAAGGCGGCGGTGCAGCTGTGCATCGTGCACATGGTGCGGCACAGCCTGAACTACGTGTCGTGGAAGCGGCGCCCCGAAGTCGCGGCCGACCTGAAGCGCATCTACCAGTCCGCCACCGCCGACGAAGCCGAGCAGCGGCTGGGGGAATTCGAGGCGAAGTGGGATGCCGAGTATCTGCCGATCGGCCAGTCCTGGCGCCGGAACTGGGCCAGGTTGATCCCGTTCTTCGACTACCCGCCGGAGATCAGGAAGGTGATCTACACGACCAATGCCATCGAGTCGGTGAACATGAGCCTGAGGAAACTGACCAAGAACCGCGCCTCGTTCCCGAGCGACGAGGCGCTGATCAAGCTGTTCTATCTGGCGCTGAGGAACATCAGCCAGAAATGGACCATGCCGATCCGGGATTGGAAGGCTGCGCTGACTCGATTTACCATCCAGTTCGAGGAGCGGCTTCCTCAGCTGTGAATGAAACGCCGTTTACACAAAAATTCGGACAGGCCCGAATGGAGTGGTTGGGACAAACGCCCACGCACAAATTACCCACAACCACTGCACGAACATTCGCTTTGCTCATGTTGTGCATTGGATTGATGGATAATATGGGCATGGCCTGTGCACAACGAGAAGATGTTGTGCACAGGTTCGCTTTTGTTTTTTTCTGCTATTAGTCGCCCGCCCTTTCAGGGGGCGGGCTTCCACCGGCTTACGCCGCGATGTCTCACTCCGGCTCACTTCGTTCGCCTGCGCCTCGCTGCACGCTCGTTGCCTTCGCTGCGGCACGATGAAGCCGTGCCTCCGCTGCGCGCCTTCGGCTTGCCTCCGCTACGCTCATGCTTCGTGCGCGCGTTAATTTACAAAAGCCTCGCTGGCGC
This region includes:
- a CDS encoding IS256 family transposase gives rise to the protein MSTKKHDVPDALLTSLLADYQKPEDLIGENGLLKRLTKLLVEKALDAEMAQHLGHAKHEPVANPAGNTRNGRSKKTLKGEFGELPIEVPRDRHGTFEPLLIPKHQTRWTGFDDKVISLYARGMTVREIQSHLEEMYGTEVSPSLISSITDAVADEVKAWQARPLDPVYPIVYLDCIRVKVREGAVRVKAVYLAIGVTLAGEKEVLGMWLAQTEGAKFWLQVVTELRNRGVQDIFIACVDGLKGFPKAAVQLCIVHMVRHSLNYVSWKRRPEVAADLKRIYQSATADEAEQRLGEFEAKWDAEYLPIGQSWRRNWARLIPFFDYPPEIRKVIYTTNAIESVNMSLRKLTKNRASFPSDEALIKLFYLALRNISQKWTMPIRDWKAALTRFTIQFEERLPQL
- the topA gene encoding type I DNA topoisomerase, which gives rise to MSNLLIVESPSKAKSIGAMLGSGWIVQASMGHVRDLPVKTIGIDRSTLAIDYIETEKGASTLARLRSALSRAQTVYLATDPDREGEAIAWHLAQALKLKPGTYHRVTYNEITETAIRKAIDSPRQIDMALVDAQQARRALDRIVGYVVSPRLWQQSTDRALRLSAGRVQTPTTRLVVERDRAIESFKPVNHFGVEIDLASTPAFTAKWITTPYQKSEDEPYVLDKTLAELVSKTPQVTVTRFQQGTRAQNAPPPFTTAAMQQAANVKLDLSANDTMKLAQSLFENHHAITYHRTDSVTLADEAIEQIRKYASGKQYPLPDKPNIHASKVANAQEAHEAIRPTDPFNEAPAGVYGKELELYKLIHRQAVASQLAPCILKTRSITLASVAFGEHAAGAFDFEAKGQQVLERGFTVLGNAPKETELPKVIQGDILNITEGRLLLQATKAPPAFTEASLLRALEKAGIGRPSTWAAIIENIKNRNYIEIKAKKVCSTPVGRALIDALADMRFAEYNYTANLEEALDHVANGEIKFTDVINLGWSDLETDLETKMGRFVTPAIAAKPAPASKKSASGSRSTSAKKTGSGQPSTARQKSATPPCPNCGAPTVKRKGQYSEFWGCSTFPTCRGLIKI
- a CDS encoding metal-dependent hydrolase → MMAPAHRVTGLCAGVLTWAVLADHPAAVLAIPAGLIGGNAPDALEWIGSSRWCTHRTITHWFWLWAALFIAGAYYLHTPFGPALIGYAAGGLTHLMFDVVNVVGIPVAHPWSRISFKWWPSGRHDARLCLLCTAIAGFAAGWRLSF
- a CDS encoding YqaJ viral recombinase family protein; translation: MNTNINAVVAGAVEFEQGSNAWLEWRSGGVGASEVAVLAFHSEAIGWTPCPIDLGDAPKWMSSPLGLWKRKLGLEPGPALNADMARGHALEPGIREQLNREWRSQFEPVCLQVDDGSPLRASLDGVEVTDSGVKVLEIKAPNPLRKRWESCPVYYTLQVAYQRAVLQACGNKVSGSALVAGYENRNPDAPIEVQLFRQESNPELEQWLVELVQFFWDNYVLGRNPPPAVKGDRVEIAGAEAIAQRWLVANAALETAKAELEAARADLLAEVGEIEAGSVAVGGVIITRSDRKGSLDYAAFVKENTELLKGVDLEQYRKAATTSYTVKADPKA